Proteins encoded in a region of the Prunus persica cultivar Lovell chromosome G4, Prunus_persica_NCBIv2, whole genome shotgun sequence genome:
- the LOC18781276 gene encoding F-box/kelch-repeat protein At3g23880 — MADYFPEEVIHEILLRLPIKSLIKFRAVCKSWWSLIKSSTFIHTHFSRCTAQSSNQNDGHLLLLNALPEKVDAACQLGELFSLHWDNPEFDYIRKSMIASYAFGYDSRTDDYKVLRIVSGLLSEAPCEVEVWSLSSGAWKTLSAAVIPADFNPAGISLRYRQVFVNGITHWQQSLKNKGNCIVQFDMVNEVFGKITVPDALKRKNCFMSRYGKSLSCLRHLMKFQRDQMLLLVFTCGS, encoded by the exons ATGGCAGACTACTTCCCTGAAGAAGTCATACACGAAATCCTCCTGAGGCTGCCCATCAAATCTCTAATCAAATTCAGAGCAGTGTGCAAATCATGGTGGTCGCTGATCAAAAGCTCTACCTTCATCCACACCCACTTCAGCCGCTGCACAGCCCAATCCAGCAACCAAAACGACGGTCACCTCCTTCTGCTAAACGCTTTACCTGAGAAAGTGGACGCTGCTTGTCAGCTTGGTGAGCTTTTCTCCTTGCACTGGGACAACCCTGAATTTG ATTACATCAGAAAGTCTATGATAGCAAGTTACGCCTTTGGCTACGATTCGCGTACCGATGACTATAAGGTTTTGAGAATTGTGAGCGGCCTTTTAAGCGAAGCCCCATGTGAGGTTGAGGTTTGGTCATTATCCAGTGGCGCCTGGAAGACTCTTAGTGCTGCTGTTATTCCTGCGGACTTTAACCCTGCAGGTATTAGTCTTAGATACAGACAAGTTTTTGTTAATGGGATTACGCATTGGCAGCAATCCTTGAAGAACAAGGGTAATTGCATTGTGCAGTTTGATATGGTCAATGAGGTATTTGGAAAGATAACGGTGCCTGATgctttgaaaagaaagaattgcTTTATGTCGAGATACGGGAAGTCCTTGTCTTGTTTGAGACATCTGATGAAGTTTCAGAGGGATCAAATGCTATTACTTGTATTCACATGTGGGTCATGA
- the LOC18780821 gene encoding uncharacterized protein At2g29880, with translation MGDARQLQVNGKGKAKNDYNSWNMEESKMLLQLMVDAVSHGWRNPNGVLNKATVEAKILPKINEKLKCQKSYSHYQSRLKYFKKKYQKYTQLVHHCSGFEWDPIRKKFTGDEKLWEDYFKSYPSHIGLRTETCEDYEELQIVFGNEIAIERNSLELGDDIDARIDWVEDRHVGKQEFVYDDGNKAFLPNEKEPSHQDPSPGQSSSPLLFHATSPKVPSESINQKKRTRAEYEGNTTSFETTNQAGILEKLSLNIDSIATNFQRICNLLEKREKDREKRKRENQSCIWVAIKETPNLDERARYKAVALLNTKTRRDVFFSMSLEERSDWITYLLK, from the exons ATGGGAGATGCACGACAATTGCAAGTAAATGGAAAAGGGAAGGCCAAGAATGATTATAACAGTTGGAATATGGAAGAGAGCAAGATGTTGTTACAACTCATGGTCGATGCTGTGTCTCATGGATGGCGGAATCCTAATGGTGTGCTAAACAAGGCAACTGTAGAAGCTAAAATACTTCCAAAGATTAATGAAAAACTTAAGTGTCAAAAAAGTTATTCTCATTACCAGAGTCGGTTGAAAtactttaagaaaaaatatcaaaagtaTACCCAACTTGTCCATCATTGCTCTGGGTTTGAGTGGGACCCAATCAGAAAGAAATTCACTGGTGATGAAAAACTTTGGGAAGATTACTTTAAG TCCTATCCGAGCCACATAGGCCTTCGCACAGAAACTTGTGAGGACTATGAGGAATTGCAAATTGTATTTGGGAATGAAATTGCTATTGAGAGAAACTCGTTAGAATTGGGTGATGATATTGATGCAAGAATTGATTGGGTCGAAGATAGACATGTTGGAAAACAGGAGTTTGTTTATGATGATGGTAATAAGGCTTTTCTACCAAATGAAAAGGAACCATCACACCAAGATCCATCACCTGGACAATCTTCATCACCCTTACTCTTTCATGCCACTAGTCCGAAAGTTCCCTCAGAAAGCATCAACCAGAAGAAACGAACTAGAGCTGAGTATGAAGGGAATACTACCTCATTTGAGACCACCAATCAAGCTGGAATACTGGAAAAACTTTCTCTTAACATTGATTCAATTGCTACCAACTTTCAGAGAATCTGTAACCTATTGGAGAAAAGGGAGAAAGatagagagaaaaggaaaagagagaaccAAAGTTGTATTTGGGTTGCTATCAAGGAGACCCCAAATTTGGATGAACGTGCTCGTTATAAAGCAGTTGCATTGCTTAATACTAAAACAAGAAGGGATGTATTTTTTAGTATGTCACTTGAAGAGCGCTCAGATTGGATAACCTACCTTTTGAAATGA
- the LOC18780852 gene encoding zinc finger BED domain-containing protein RICESLEEPER 1 translates to MEIPIESAIKKPKRLTSIVWNHFERVRKADICYAVCVHCNKKLSGSSNSGTTHLRNHLMRCLKRSNFDVSQLLAAKRRKKDNTVGLANINCDEAQRKDEYMKPALIKFDQDLKKDDIVTIASGKFDNDRSRLDLARMIILHGYPLTMVDHVGFKVFVKNLQPLFEVVPNNDVEHFCMEIYRKEKRQVYQAINSLQGRINLSVEMWSSPENVEYLCLTAHYIDEDWKLQKKVLNFVTLDPTHTEDSLSEVISKCLMDWDIHSKLFAFTLDDCSTDDDIVLRIKDRISQSRPLAGHGQLFDIRSAAHLLNSIVQDVLEALREVIQKIRGSFKHVRSSQVVQGKFNEIAQQVGINSERRLILDFPVRWNSTYIMLETALEYRGAFSLLQEHDPSYASSLTDTEWEWTSFVTGYLKLLVEITNVFSGNKSPTASIYFPEICHVHIQLIEWCKSPDDFLSCMALKMKAKFDKYWSKCSLALAVAAILDPRFKMKLVEYYYSQIYGSTALDRIKEVSDGIKELFDAYSICSTMVDQGSALPGSSLPSTSSDTRDRLKGFDKFLYETSQSQNVISDLDKYLEEPVFPRNCDFNILNWWKVHTPRYPILSMMARDVLGTPMSTVAPESAFSIGGRVLDQCRSSLNPDIRQALVCTQDWLQVELKDVNPFSSHSAARPLLIESS, encoded by the exons ATGGAAATACCCATTGAGTCAGCTATCAAGAAACCAAAGAGGTTGACATCTATTGTCTGGAATCATTTTGAAAGGGTTAGAAAGGCTGATATATGTTATGCTGTTTGTGTGCATTGTAACAAGAAGCTCAGTGGATCAAGTAATAGTGGGACCACACATCTGAGAAACCATTTAATGCGATGTCTAAAACGATCCAACTTTGATGTTTCTCAACTACTTGCAgcaaagagaaggaaaaaagataaTACCGTTGGCCTTGCCAATATTAATTGTGATGAAGCACAGAGAAAAGATGAATATATGAAGCCAGCACTCATAAAGTTCGATCAGGATCTGAAAAAGGATGATATCGTTACCATTGCAAGTGGCAAGTTTGATAATGACCGTAGTCGTCTTGATCTTGCCCGTATGATTATATTGCATGGTTACCCGTTGACCATGGTTGATCATGTTGGATTCAAAGTTTTTGTTAAGAACCTTCAGCCATTGTTTGAGGTTGTGCCAAATAATGACGTTGAGCATTTTTGTATGGAAATTTATAGGAAAGAAAAACGTCAAGTGTATCAAGCGATTAATAGTTTGCAGGGAAGAATTAACCTTTCTGTTGAAATGTGGTCTTCTCCAGAAAATGTTGAGTATCTATGTTTGACTGCACATTATATTGACGAGGACTGGAAGCTACAAAAGAAAGTTCTGAACTTTGTCACACTTGATCCTACTCATACTGAGGACTCACTTTCAGAAGTAATTAGCAAATGTCTGATGGACTGGGATATTCACAGTAAGTTGTTTGCCTTCACATTGGATGATTGTTCCACCGATGATGACATTGTTCTGAGAATTAAAGACCGGATCTCCCAAAGTAGGCCTCTTGCGGGTCATGGTCAGTTATTTGATATCCGCTCTGCTGCACATCTTCTAAATTCAATTGTGCAGGATGTGTTGGAAGCATTGAGAGAGGTGATACAAAAGATTCGAGGAAGTTTCAAACACGTAAGAAGTTCACAAGTGGTACAAGGGAAGTTCAACGAAATTGCCCAGCAAGTTGGAATCAATAGTGAGAGGAGATTAATTCTTGATTTCCCAGTTCGGTGGAACTCAACATACATTATGCTTGAAACAGCCTTAGAATACAGGGGTGCATTTTCTCTCCTGCAAGAGCATGACCCTTCCTACGCTTCATCTTTAACCGATACAGAATGGGAATGGACGAGTTTTGTTACAGGTTATTTGAAACTTCTTGTTGAAATCACTAATGTCTTTTCAGGCAACAAATCTCCAACTGCAAGTATATATTTTCCTGAGATTTGTCATGTTCACATCCAATTAATTGAATGGTGCAAGAGCCCAGACGACTTTCTTAGTTGTATGGCGCTGAAGATGAAAGCTAAGTTTGATAAATATTGGAGCAAGTGCAGTTTGGCTTTGGCAGTTGCAGCAATCTTGGATCCCCGATTCAAAATGAAGTTGGTGGAGTATTACTATTCTCAAATATATGGTAGTACTGCTCTTGATAGGATTAAAGAAGTTTCTGATGGCATCAAGGAGCTTTTTGACGCATATTCAATTTGCTCAACAATGGTTGATCAAGGTTCGGCTTTGCCTGGCAGCAGCTTACCTAGTACCAGCAGTGATACTAGGGATCGATTGAAGGGATTTGATAAATTTCTCTATGAGACTTCTCAGAGCCAGAATGTGATATCAGACTTGGACAAATATTTAGAGGAACCAGTCTTTCCTCGTAATTGTGATTTTAACATATTAAATTGGTGGAAGGTCCACACACCAAGGTACCCTATCTTGTCAATGATGGCACGTGATGTTCTGGGAACTCCTATGTCAACTGTTGCACCAGAATCAGCATTCAGCATTGGTGGTAGAGTTCTTGATCAATGTCGAAGCTCACTGAATCCTGATATTCGGCAGGCTTTGGTATGCACACAAGATTGGTTGCAGGTGGAATTAAAAG ATGTCAATCCATTCTCAAGCCATTCTGCTGCTAGACCACTACTTATTGAATCAAGTTAA